In Balaenoptera musculus isolate JJ_BM4_2016_0621 chromosome 19, mBalMus1.pri.v3, whole genome shotgun sequence, one genomic interval encodes:
- the LOC118885114 gene encoding vomeronasal type-1 receptor 2-like, whose product MPFMDLKFVMIFLFQICIGILGNFSLLYHYVFLYLSGPRSRSTDLIFKHLTIANSLVILSRGIPETTAAFGLKDFLRDFGCKLVFSVHRVARGVSMGTTCLLSIFQAIAISPSNSKWAELKVRALKFIGPTNILCWILNMLLNTMVPMHLTGKWNNKSITKTIDFGYCSSKLHNKDTDLLFIVLVSSHDVLCLGHMTWANGSMVSILYRHKQRVQKILGKNVSPRSSPLTKATQSILVLASTFVCFYTLSSIIYFYFIHVHKTIWWLVYTSALIKACFPTASPFVLWRCVPCISRHLCVCTRKSAVTSSHQNNINSLIFIMFIPFCPHSS is encoded by the coding sequence ATGCCCTTCATGGATTTGAAATTTGTAATGATCTTCCTATTCCAGATATGCATTGGAATCCTGGGAAATTTCTCACTCTTATATCATTATGTGTTCCTGTACCTCAGTGGGCCTAGGTCAAGGTCCACGGATTTGATTTTCAAGCACCTGACTATAGCCAACTCCTTGGTCATTCTCTCAAGAGGAATCCCAGAGACAACGGCAGCTTTTGGGTTGAAAGATTTTCTCAGAGATTTTGGATGCAAACTTGTTTTCTCTGTTCACAGAGTGGCAAGAGGTGTGTCCATGGGCACCACCTGCCTCCTGAGTATCTTCCAGGCTATAGCAATCAGTCCCAGCAACTCCAAGTGGGCAGAGCTTAAAGTAAGAGCCCTGAAGTTTATTGGTCCTACCAACATTCTCTGCTGGATCCTAAACATGTTGCTAAATACTATGGTTCCTATGCATTTGACTGGCAAATGGAACAATAAAAGCATCACAAAAACTATAGATTTTGGATACTGTTCTTCTAAACTTCATaacaaagacacagacttactattTATAGTATTGGTATCCTCCCATGATGTTTTGTGTTTGGGACACATGACCTGGGCAAATGGCTCCATGGTATCCATTCTGTACAGGCATAAGCAACGGGTCCAGAAGATCCTTGGGAAGAATGTATCCCCTAGATCTTCCCCGTTGACCAAAGCTACCCAAAGCATCCTTGTACTGGCGAGCACCTTTGTATGTTTTTATACCCTCTCctccatcatttatttttattttattcatgttcaTAAGACCATTTGGTGGCTGGTGTACACCTCTGCCTTAATCAAGGCATGTTTCCCAACTGCCAGCCCCTTTGTTCTCTGGAGATGTGTCCCCTGTATATCCAGACATCTCTGTGTGTGTACCAGGAAAAGTGCAGTTACCTCATCTCATCAGAACAATATAAATAGTCTGATTTTCATCATGTTTATTCCATTTTGTCCTCATTCTTCATAG
- the LOC118885317 gene encoding LOW QUALITY PROTEIN: vomeronasal type-1 receptor 4-like (The sequence of the model RefSeq protein was modified relative to this genomic sequence to represent the inferred CDS: deleted 1 base in 1 codon; substituted 1 base at 1 genomic stop codon) — SVFQAITISPRNSRWAXMKVKAPKHIGSYIFLCWIPQMLVNIVFPTCTTGKWSNRNITTKDLGYCAGVGNNKITLSLLATLLSFPDVLCLGLMLWASGSMIFILYRHKQRVQHIHRKNLSHRFTPEARATRRLLVLVNTFVSFYTLSSIFQPCIALFNNPSWLLVNISALVAACFPTVSPFLLTSHNVNVYRLCFACVRNAKAPDLIRKR; from the exons AGTGTCTTCCAGGCCATCACGATCAGCCCCAGAAACTCTAGATGGGCATAAATGAAAGTGAAAGCTCCCAAGCACATTGGCTCCTATATTTTCTTGTGTTGGATCCCGCAAATGTTGGTAAATATCGTATTTCCTACGTGTACGACTGGCAAATGGAGCAACAGAAACATCACGACAAAGGATTTGGGATACTGTGCTGGGGTAGGTAATAACAAAATTACACTTTCACTCCTTGCAACATTGTTGTCATTCCCTGATGTTTTATGCCTGGGGCTCATGCTCTGGGCCAGTGGCTCCATGATTTTTATCCTGTACAGGCATAAGCAGAGGGTCCAACACATTCATAGGAAAAATCTTTCGCACAGATTCACCCCTGAGGCCAGAGCAACCCGAAGACTCCTTGTCCTTGTAAACacctttgtatcattttacactctctcctccatcttccaa ccctgtattgcTCTTTTTAATAATCCCAGTTGGTTACTAGTGAACATCTCTGCATTAGTTGCTGCATGTTTCCCAACTGTCAGTCCCTTTCTTCTCACAAGCCATAACGTCAATGTA TACAGGCTCTGCTTTGCCTGTGTAAGGAATGCAAAAGCTCCTGATCTTATCAGAAAGAGATAA